In Microvenator marinus, one genomic interval encodes:
- a CDS encoding imelysin family protein translates to MKYLVLLVLGLLVGCESKTDSTPAPEPNNVSENNGDADLVALRQAVVENHAAYIHETLSEFETQSKELQSAVNAWQASGSTSDLESAIGEFHEAMDVWQRAEVLQVGPAGVMGAVAGGEDLRDQIYSWPLSNACRVDQELVRLGYESDFASQAVNVRGLDALEYLLFAQDTSNACPINSMINTDGQWAALSEDEIRERRRTYAKAATDLVVTSAEDLSARWAEGGSFRTQFTDPSSGQVYGSVREVLNGVSDAMFYVEKEVKDMKLAPPLGVVGCASETCPELIESKYGDRSLRNIRQNLVAFQWLFTGGEGSGFDDLLEAVGAEETRDELQNDIQMSIDLVDAIEGEFTPTLESEPAKLQAVYDQVRNVSTILKTDFVTLLDLDLPKRAEGDND, encoded by the coding sequence ATGAAGTATCTGGTTCTATTGGTCTTGGGGCTTTTGGTTGGATGTGAGTCGAAAACGGATTCAACGCCAGCGCCGGAGCCTAATAATGTGAGCGAAAACAACGGTGACGCGGATCTCGTGGCGTTGAGGCAAGCGGTGGTTGAGAACCACGCGGCCTATATCCACGAGACGCTCTCGGAGTTCGAGACGCAGTCAAAAGAGCTACAATCTGCCGTCAACGCCTGGCAGGCGTCCGGAAGTACAAGCGACTTGGAGTCCGCAATCGGCGAATTCCACGAAGCGATGGACGTCTGGCAGCGTGCTGAAGTGCTCCAGGTGGGTCCTGCGGGGGTCATGGGAGCTGTAGCTGGCGGAGAAGACCTACGGGACCAGATATATTCATGGCCGCTTTCAAACGCGTGCCGAGTCGACCAAGAGCTGGTGCGGCTCGGCTACGAGTCTGATTTTGCCTCACAAGCCGTAAACGTGCGTGGATTGGATGCGCTGGAGTACTTGCTCTTTGCTCAAGACACGTCCAACGCCTGTCCGATCAACTCCATGATCAACACGGACGGACAGTGGGCGGCACTTAGCGAAGATGAGATTCGAGAGCGCCGTCGGACGTACGCAAAGGCCGCGACAGACCTCGTGGTGACGAGTGCTGAAGATTTGAGCGCCCGTTGGGCCGAGGGTGGGAGCTTTCGCACCCAGTTCACAGATCCGAGCTCCGGGCAGGTCTACGGTAGTGTGCGAGAAGTGCTCAACGGCGTCAGCGACGCGATGTTCTACGTGGAGAAAGAGGTCAAGGACATGAAGCTCGCTCCGCCCTTGGGCGTTGTAGGGTGTGCGTCTGAGACGTGTCCTGAGCTCATCGAGAGCAAGTACGGGGATCGTTCACTTCGCAACATTCGCCAAAATTTGGTGGCCTTCCAATGGCTCTTCACTGGCGGCGAGGGAAGTGGTTTTGATGACCTTCTCGAGGCGGTTGGTGCTGAGGAAACTCGGGATGAGCTACAGAACGATATTCAAATGTCTATCGACCTGGTTGATGCGATCGAAGGTGAGTTTACTCCGACCCTTGAGAGCGAGCCTGCAAAGCTTCAAGCAGTCTACGACCAAGTACGAAACGTGAGCACCATCTTAAAAACTGATTTTGTAACCCTTCTCGATTTGGATTTGCCAAAGCGCGCCGAAGGCGACAACGACTAA
- a CDS encoding HTTM domain-containing protein has translation MALFQAIKKEAFQPLDAASLAAFRVFFGLMMCAGVIRFAAYGWIDRFFVKPGFYFKFWGFEWVEIASPAVMYAVFAGLALSAFLVAIGFLYRIAIVVFFLLFTYVELIDVSNYLNHYYLVSLLAFILMFLPANRVWSVDARIRPPRFETVPAWMLWWLRFQVGCVYFYAGIAKFKEDWLIHAQPLNLWLTSRVETPFIGPLLQYWETALVMSWAGFLFDTTIVFWLLWRKTRPWAYIVLIVFHLLTNVFFAIGLFPVIMIVAATVFFEPNWPRRFFGGRPTGRLLEAERGPVWVLLIALVFCVFQGLMPWRHFVYPGSVLWNEEGMRWSWKVMLREKNGDVVYRVKLGERVREVSPRFYLSADQEREMSGQPDLILQLAHHIADEYTHDGHRPEVYADAWVSWNGRKRARLIDPSVNLAEVNDRVWPPAPWILPEPETSPFRPKGR, from the coding sequence ATGGCCCTTTTTCAGGCCATAAAGAAAGAGGCTTTTCAGCCGCTAGACGCAGCCAGTCTAGCGGCTTTTCGCGTTTTCTTTGGACTGATGATGTGCGCCGGAGTGATTCGGTTTGCGGCCTATGGTTGGATCGATCGCTTCTTTGTTAAGCCCGGGTTCTACTTCAAGTTTTGGGGTTTCGAGTGGGTTGAAATCGCAAGTCCAGCGGTGATGTACGCGGTCTTTGCTGGGTTGGCACTAAGCGCGTTCTTGGTGGCGATAGGCTTTCTCTATCGCATCGCCATCGTGGTTTTCTTTCTGCTCTTTACGTACGTCGAACTCATTGATGTTTCGAACTATCTCAATCATTACTATCTGGTTTCGCTGCTCGCGTTCATCTTGATGTTCCTGCCGGCGAATCGAGTTTGGTCCGTCGATGCACGGATTCGGCCGCCGCGCTTTGAGACCGTTCCTGCGTGGATGCTCTGGTGGCTTAGGTTTCAAGTTGGGTGTGTGTATTTTTACGCGGGGATAGCCAAGTTCAAGGAAGACTGGCTTATTCACGCGCAGCCGCTCAATCTCTGGCTGACATCCAGGGTTGAGACGCCTTTCATCGGCCCACTTTTGCAGTATTGGGAGACCGCGCTCGTGATGAGTTGGGCCGGATTTTTGTTCGACACGACCATCGTGTTCTGGCTTCTTTGGCGAAAGACGCGGCCGTGGGCGTATATCGTTCTAATTGTCTTTCATCTTTTAACCAACGTCTTTTTCGCGATTGGCCTCTTCCCGGTCATCATGATCGTGGCCGCAACGGTCTTTTTTGAACCTAACTGGCCGCGGCGCTTCTTTGGTGGAAGGCCGACCGGCCGCCTCTTGGAGGCTGAGCGAGGACCCGTATGGGTCTTGCTAATTGCGCTCGTCTTCTGCGTGTTTCAGGGGCTTATGCCCTGGCGGCATTTCGTTTATCCAGGGTCGGTGCTCTGGAATGAAGAAGGCATGCGTTGGTCCTGGAAAGTGATGTTGCGCGAGAAGAATGGTGACGTGGTCTACCGGGTTAAGTTGGGCGAACGAGTTCGAGAAGTCAGCCCTCGCTTCTACCTCAGTGCCGATCAGGAACGTGAGATGTCTGGTCAGCCAGACCTAATTTTACAACTTGCACACCACATAGCAGATGAGTACACCCACGATGGCCACAGGCCCGAGGTGTATGCCGATGCGTGGGTGTCGTGGAATGGGCGCAAACGTGCGCGGCTTATCGATCCCTCGGTTAATTTGGCCGAGGTAAATGATCGTGTTTGGCCGCCCGCCCCTTGGATTTTGCCGGAGCCCGAAACGAGTCCGTTTCGACCAAAAGGAAGATGA
- a CDS encoding monovalent cation:proton antiporter-2 (CPA2) family protein — MLGSIAIFLAAAVIAVPIFKKLGLGSVLGYLAAGLVIGPSVLGLVWDVDDILHFAEFGVVLLLFIIGLELQPSRLWGMRRAVFGVGGLQVGVSAALIFGVGLLFGLTWQSALVVGLALALSSTAFAMQVLAERRELTRPHGQASFGVLLFQDLAAIPILAMIPFLKPAQIAAGGVQDAGFDPMGLVLPVVVLVGLVLVGKFLLKPIFRLVAQTHVHELSIAFALLLVIGTALLMSVAGLSMALGAFVAGVMLSDSEYRHELEANIEPFKGLLLGLFFMAVGMSVNVNILTEQPVLVLGLVVGLVGLKFAVLMVAARMAGLSGASAVAMGIALSQGGEFAYVIFQSATTQGVMGEETSLLVMVVTLSMVVTPLLFLVFDAWLKRSKNSTEAEPFDEIDASGSVVIAGFGRFGQVVGRVLGLRGIPFTAMDASATHVDFVRRFGNKIYYGDATKLDLLRAAGAENAKVFVIAVDDMETSLKILEVARSAFPHLKFVARARNRQHAYALIGAGVEHVIRETFASSVQAGRIALELSGLPSSEALKTERFFVDYDEEAVRRSAPHKDDMDALVKAAQNYAEELESIFKADESADKLL; from the coding sequence CCGCGGGCCTCGTCATTGGGCCATCAGTACTGGGTTTAGTCTGGGATGTAGACGATATCCTGCATTTTGCAGAGTTTGGCGTAGTGCTCTTGCTCTTCATCATCGGGCTTGAGCTTCAGCCTAGCCGACTTTGGGGAATGCGCCGTGCAGTTTTTGGTGTGGGTGGCTTGCAGGTGGGCGTTTCAGCTGCGCTCATATTCGGGGTCGGCCTTCTCTTTGGATTGACCTGGCAATCGGCCCTTGTGGTGGGGCTCGCCCTCGCGCTCTCTTCAACCGCGTTTGCGATGCAGGTCTTGGCCGAACGGCGTGAGCTGACGCGGCCGCACGGCCAGGCATCGTTTGGCGTGCTCTTGTTTCAGGACCTTGCGGCCATTCCGATCTTGGCGATGATTCCGTTTCTTAAGCCTGCCCAGATAGCTGCGGGAGGCGTTCAGGACGCGGGATTTGATCCGATGGGATTAGTCCTGCCAGTGGTCGTCCTAGTAGGGCTGGTACTCGTCGGGAAATTCCTGCTCAAACCAATTTTTCGTCTGGTGGCTCAGACACACGTACACGAGCTTTCCATCGCGTTTGCGCTGCTCTTGGTGATCGGTACAGCCCTCCTGATGAGTGTGGCCGGCCTATCCATGGCGCTCGGCGCTTTTGTGGCAGGGGTGATGCTTTCGGACTCCGAGTATCGCCATGAGTTGGAGGCCAATATCGAGCCGTTTAAGGGCCTGCTCTTGGGGCTCTTCTTCATGGCCGTGGGCATGTCCGTGAACGTCAATATCCTAACCGAGCAGCCTGTGCTGGTTTTGGGCTTGGTGGTGGGACTCGTGGGGCTCAAGTTTGCGGTCCTTATGGTGGCTGCGCGAATGGCAGGTCTTTCTGGAGCCTCCGCCGTGGCCATGGGCATTGCACTCTCGCAAGGCGGCGAGTTCGCGTACGTGATCTTTCAGTCGGCGACGACTCAAGGGGTGATGGGGGAAGAAACTTCTCTTTTGGTGATGGTCGTAACGCTCTCGATGGTCGTTACCCCGTTGTTGTTCCTTGTGTTTGACGCGTGGCTGAAACGCAGCAAGAACTCGACCGAAGCAGAACCCTTTGATGAGATTGACGCTAGCGGGTCCGTAGTGATTGCGGGGTTTGGGCGATTTGGCCAGGTGGTTGGCCGTGTTCTTGGCCTGCGAGGAATTCCGTTCACGGCCATGGACGCGAGCGCGACTCACGTAGACTTTGTGAGGCGTTTTGGAAACAAGATTTACTATGGAGATGCCACCAAACTGGACCTCTTAAGGGCAGCAGGCGCCGAGAACGCAAAGGTCTTTGTGATCGCGGTGGACGATATGGAGACCTCGCTAAAGATTTTGGAGGTTGCGAGGTCAGCGTTTCCGCACTTGAAATTCGTGGCGCGTGCGAGAAACCGCCAGCACGCGTACGCGCTGATCGGCGCAGGGGTTGAGCATGTCATCCGCGAAACCTTCGCTTCGAGTGTTCAGGCTGGCCGCATTGCGCTTGAACTCTCGGGGCTTCCAAGTTCGGAAGCGCTCAAGACTGAGCGTTTCTTTGTGGACTATGATGAAGAGGCTGTGCGCCGCAGTGCCCCGCACAAGGATGATATGGATGCCCTGGTAAAGGCCGCTCAGAACTACGCTGAAGAGCTTGAGTCAATTTTCAAAGCCGATGAGTCTGCAGACAAGCTGCTCTAA
- a CDS encoding TonB-dependent receptor family protein: MKYRVAIAGALVLISSSATAQEDDEIPEERVETVLITQEKIAKIGGAAHRVSEEELKRTDYANPESVVQQVPGVVVRGEDGFGLRPNIGIRGANSDRSKKVALMEDGVLFGPAPYSAPAAYYFPQIGRMVGVEVFKGPGSVQYGPNTMGGALNLITRPIPYKFSGGIKAEAGQYFTGRGHGWLGASTDWGGFVAEGFHMQSDGFKELDGGGDTGFNRQEFMLKGSLNTDYSAEHFHRLNAKIGWSREHSNETYLGLSDDDFAKNPRRRYAASALDEMDWVRSQLQLRHTWEWGDALSVESTLYRHDLRREWFKLNRMGEGTPIFDILNDPTGRRQVLYEVLTGQEDSLDPSENLFVGTNDRRYISQGLQTKARWKTEGEGWANVLEAGLRLHNDSIERYHTELGHRMESGRLVRDGELLLNTQNVGETYALAIHVLEQFSFWKFAFTPGARLELFEQTLTDELANTEVVGNQVVLVPGMGLSFEVVDKLSLLGGVHRGFSPTSPGQASDVSSETSINYEAGVRYSDARKRRLIEAVGFFNDYSNLLGECTFSAGCDETQLDDQFNAGAVEVWGVEFAGHWAFEAGAFTIPVRGTYTLIQSEFQSAFNSENPQFGEVEVGDELPYTPEHQASLQLGLEWEELSFYATGTWVSAMRESAGQSEDDLTTDDQLTLDLNAGWRFEEGFSITARAENITNDTGIASRRPFGARPHRPMLIMLGAGYEF, translated from the coding sequence ATGAAGTACCGCGTAGCAATAGCGGGGGCTCTTGTGCTCATAAGTTCGTCGGCTACCGCACAGGAAGACGATGAGATTCCTGAGGAACGGGTGGAAACCGTTCTAATCACCCAGGAGAAGATCGCGAAGATTGGTGGAGCCGCCCATCGAGTGTCTGAGGAGGAGCTGAAAAGGACGGATTACGCGAATCCTGAGTCGGTCGTGCAGCAGGTTCCGGGCGTTGTGGTGCGCGGAGAAGATGGATTCGGGCTCAGGCCCAATATCGGGATTCGTGGCGCAAACTCCGACCGGAGCAAGAAAGTCGCCCTCATGGAAGACGGTGTGCTCTTTGGCCCGGCCCCATATTCAGCGCCCGCGGCCTATTACTTTCCTCAGATTGGCCGAATGGTCGGCGTGGAGGTCTTCAAAGGGCCGGGCTCGGTGCAATACGGACCCAATACCATGGGCGGTGCGCTGAACCTGATTACGCGGCCCATTCCGTACAAATTCAGCGGCGGCATCAAAGCCGAAGCAGGTCAGTACTTCACGGGTCGTGGACACGGCTGGCTTGGGGCGAGCACGGATTGGGGCGGCTTTGTGGCCGAGGGTTTCCATATGCAATCGGACGGCTTTAAGGAGCTAGATGGCGGCGGAGACACGGGATTTAACCGGCAAGAGTTCATGCTCAAGGGTAGCCTCAATACCGATTATTCGGCGGAGCATTTCCACCGCCTAAACGCAAAAATCGGGTGGTCTCGTGAGCACTCAAACGAGACCTATCTTGGCCTCTCGGACGACGATTTCGCCAAGAATCCTCGCCGCCGCTATGCCGCGAGCGCTCTGGACGAGATGGACTGGGTCCGCTCTCAGCTCCAGCTCAGGCATACTTGGGAATGGGGTGACGCTCTCAGCGTAGAGTCGACGCTCTATCGGCACGATTTGCGCCGCGAGTGGTTCAAGCTCAATCGAATGGGCGAAGGCACCCCGATTTTTGATATTTTGAACGACCCGACAGGCAGACGACAGGTGCTCTACGAGGTTCTGACGGGCCAAGAGGATTCTCTCGATCCTTCAGAGAATCTCTTTGTGGGAACCAACGACCGTAGATACATCTCGCAAGGGCTTCAAACCAAGGCGCGCTGGAAGACCGAAGGCGAAGGCTGGGCCAATGTCCTGGAGGCTGGCCTCCGTCTGCACAACGACAGCATTGAGCGCTATCACACCGAGCTCGGGCACCGGATGGAGTCCGGGCGTCTCGTGCGAGACGGCGAGTTGCTGCTCAACACGCAAAACGTGGGCGAGACATACGCATTGGCCATTCACGTACTGGAGCAGTTCTCATTCTGGAAGTTTGCGTTCACCCCTGGTGCGCGTCTGGAACTCTTCGAGCAGACTTTGACCGATGAGCTGGCAAATACAGAAGTGGTGGGCAATCAGGTGGTTTTGGTGCCTGGTATGGGCCTGAGTTTTGAGGTCGTAGACAAGTTGTCTTTGCTTGGCGGGGTGCACAGAGGATTTTCGCCGACGTCACCAGGGCAGGCGTCTGACGTGAGCTCCGAGACGAGCATCAACTACGAAGCCGGGGTTCGATATAGTGATGCTCGTAAGCGGCGCCTGATTGAGGCAGTCGGGTTCTTCAACGATTATTCGAATCTCCTGGGCGAATGTACGTTTTCGGCAGGATGTGATGAGACGCAGCTCGACGATCAGTTCAATGCGGGAGCGGTGGAAGTCTGGGGCGTCGAGTTCGCGGGGCATTGGGCGTTTGAGGCTGGCGCGTTCACCATTCCGGTCAGGGGAACCTACACTCTGATCCAGTCGGAGTTTCAAAGTGCGTTCAACTCCGAAAATCCTCAGTTTGGTGAGGTCGAAGTTGGAGACGAGTTGCCCTATACACCTGAGCATCAGGCGTCCTTGCAGCTCGGATTGGAATGGGAGGAATTGAGTTTCTACGCCACAGGGACGTGGGTTTCCGCGATGCGCGAGAGCGCTGGTCAGTCGGAAGACGACCTCACGACAGACGACCAGTTGACGCTCGATTTGAATGCCGGCTGGCGATTCGAAGAAGGGTTCTCAATAACAGCCCGCGCCGAGAACATCACGAACGACACAGGCATCGCTTCGAGGCGCCCGTTTGGCGCTCGACCTCATCGCCCCATGTTAATCATGTTGGGAGCAGGCTACGAATTTTAG
- a CDS encoding DUF4856 domain-containing protein — translation MKKASLILMFGALLVACGDDSESTNNANNGENNVSNNDSNNDTTTNNGTTTNNGTAGTNNPAVCNQPEASVYMFLNDDCQDTVAYTGQVGRQVLVKDLSSYILSLEAQVDGGNFFPEEGDVVGALDFYFRFDGDASAEEMIRMSADPELLQTTYGFMGGGKDLVSKLAGNDSSTDHKDWSTEFEGWEDATLAQYGGSIDTPEGMVQAIFAQVEKAAIDRANGTFALDPVTGAELPLHVTAEGWDLQQLVEKFLHSSLSFSQGADDYLDDDVEGKGLLASNDGPDGDSPYTPLAHQWDEGFGYFGAARNYIDYTDDEIAQTGYRDTNEDGKIDLLTEYNFGASTNAAKRDRGAAALGVTVDLTGDAWNAFRQGRALIASVEGPLTEAQLDELRGYRDQAVLTWEKAYMATVLHYINDTLSEISKFGSDDYNFVTYAKVWGEAKGFAFTPLYNRNSPLSEEDYAELHRLLGDRPVSPAADTAEIDAYQEGLRTARQILADTYDFDQALIGGDNGEDGW, via the coding sequence ATGAAGAAGGCGAGTTTGATATTGATGTTTGGGGCACTTTTGGTGGCGTGTGGTGATGACAGCGAGTCCACCAACAACGCGAACAACGGTGAGAACAACGTTTCGAACAATGATTCGAATAACGACACCACCACCAATAACGGGACCACTACGAATAACGGCACTGCGGGAACTAACAACCCGGCTGTGTGTAACCAGCCCGAGGCGTCGGTCTATATGTTCCTGAACGACGACTGTCAGGACACCGTGGCTTACACCGGTCAGGTGGGGCGGCAAGTTCTGGTCAAGGACCTTTCAAGCTATATTTTGAGCCTCGAAGCACAGGTTGATGGCGGAAACTTCTTCCCCGAAGAAGGTGATGTTGTGGGCGCGCTCGACTTCTATTTCCGCTTTGATGGGGACGCGAGCGCTGAAGAAATGATCCGCATGAGCGCTGACCCAGAGCTGCTTCAGACCACTTATGGGTTTATGGGAGGCGGCAAGGATTTGGTAAGCAAACTCGCGGGCAATGACTCGTCGACGGACCACAAAGACTGGAGCACCGAGTTCGAGGGCTGGGAAGACGCAACTCTGGCCCAGTATGGTGGTTCAATCGACACGCCAGAAGGCATGGTTCAGGCGATCTTCGCGCAGGTCGAAAAGGCCGCGATCGACCGCGCAAACGGCACGTTCGCCCTGGACCCCGTGACGGGTGCGGAGCTGCCGCTTCACGTGACAGCCGAGGGCTGGGACCTCCAACAGCTGGTCGAGAAGTTCTTGCACTCAAGCCTGAGCTTCAGCCAGGGTGCCGATGACTACCTTGACGACGACGTCGAGGGCAAAGGTCTACTCGCCAGCAACGATGGTCCAGACGGAGACAGCCCTTACACGCCGCTCGCCCACCAGTGGGACGAAGGTTTTGGCTACTTCGGAGCGGCTAGAAACTACATCGATTACACGGACGATGAGATCGCGCAGACGGGTTATCGCGACACCAATGAAGACGGCAAGATCGACCTTTTGACCGAGTACAATTTCGGTGCGTCGACTAACGCAGCAAAGCGTGACCGTGGTGCAGCAGCACTCGGTGTGACCGTGGATCTCACGGGTGACGCGTGGAACGCATTCCGTCAGGGCCGTGCGTTGATTGCAAGCGTTGAGGGTCCTTTGACTGAAGCACAACTCGACGAGTTGCGCGGATATCGCGACCAGGCTGTTCTCACATGGGAGAAAGCTTACATGGCCACCGTGCTCCACTATATCAACGACACGCTCTCGGAAATTTCGAAGTTTGGCTCAGATGATTACAACTTCGTGACCTATGCGAAGGTATGGGGAGAGGCCAAAGGGTTTGCGTTTACGCCACTCTACAACCGCAACTCGCCGCTTAGCGAAGAAGACTACGCAGAGCTCCACAGACTTCTTGGCGACCGCCCCGTATCTCCTGCAGCAGACACTGCAGAGATCGATGCATACCAAGAGGGTTTGAGGACCGCGCGGCAAATTTTGGCAGACACCTACGACTTCGATCAGGCTCTCATCGGAGGCGATAACGGAGAGGATGGCTGGTGA
- a CDS encoding lysophospholipid acyltransferase family protein, with protein MNRISLTALPNAQKGVGWILRTNYRFPPTYTTTKVENFDRIPKRPLYIAMNHTDRFNYWPFQIELWKQRGEFTATWVKGKYYNKPATRRFMEATNNIPTPSRGYLITADCHRTLHKAPAPELYRLLRKATEDGWSDSELHEACREIGMKREIDRLLKTPRSILGLEFSPFRHQFVERHRELFRLMMDRFIELNDEALDKGLRIIVFPEGTRSVTLGEGKPGLAQMALRTKSTIVPVGSNGSDKAYPGNNPFSRGGKILYRVGHPLTPDGELKDFQISEPYRPFTDEAHKYDQKFDSVTKLVMERIGELLDPEYLEGQSNAVEGTDRFL; from the coding sequence ATGAATCGCATCTCGCTGACAGCTCTTCCAAACGCCCAAAAAGGCGTGGGATGGATTCTGCGCACCAACTACAGATTCCCGCCAACCTACACGACGACTAAGGTTGAGAACTTTGACCGAATTCCGAAGCGGCCTCTCTACATCGCCATGAATCATACCGACCGGTTCAATTATTGGCCGTTCCAGATCGAGCTCTGGAAGCAACGCGGTGAGTTCACAGCGACATGGGTCAAGGGCAAGTACTACAATAAGCCGGCCACACGACGCTTCATGGAAGCCACCAACAACATACCAACCCCTTCGCGCGGATATCTCATCACCGCCGATTGCCACCGAACCCTACACAAGGCGCCCGCGCCTGAACTCTATCGGCTCTTGCGCAAAGCGACCGAAGACGGCTGGTCTGACTCCGAGCTCCACGAAGCTTGCCGAGAGATTGGGATGAAGCGGGAGATCGACCGCCTGCTCAAGACTCCACGCTCAATTCTTGGGCTCGAATTCAGCCCGTTTCGTCATCAATTCGTCGAAAGGCATCGCGAACTCTTTAGACTCATGATGGACCGGTTCATCGAGCTCAACGACGAGGCTCTGGATAAAGGACTCAGAATCATCGTGTTCCCCGAAGGGACCCGCTCGGTCACCCTCGGCGAAGGCAAGCCTGGACTCGCTCAAATGGCTCTGCGGACAAAGTCGACCATCGTGCCCGTAGGTTCTAACGGCTCAGATAAAGCGTATCCTGGAAACAACCCGTTTTCGCGTGGCGGAAAGATCCTCTATCGGGTTGGCCATCCGTTGACACCGGACGGAGAGCTCAAGGATTTCCAGATTTCGGAGCCTTATAGGCCCTTCACTGATGAAGCTCACAAATACGACCAGAAGTTCGATTCCGTGACAAAACTCGTTATGGAGCGCATTGGCGAATTGCTCGACCCAGAATACCTCGAAGGACAGTCCAACGCCGTTGAAGGAACGGACAGATTCCTGTGA